One genomic window of Osmia bicornis bicornis chromosome 3, iOsmBic2.1, whole genome shotgun sequence includes the following:
- the LOC114872625 gene encoding rho GTPase-activating protein 44-like isoform X3, producing MKKQFFRVKQLADQTFSRAGKTEVLTDDLQAADKHVEQIRIALIGLNKRFGNIPNQTITQDSTVKEKRLKKCPEYILGQTMLESAPEDGLMSFTLQECGRAQTCLANEIIEHEAKVEQYVAIPLQHILDTAVPNILKHKKNLARLILDMDSMRTRYQQASKHSASTGATKIDSLREELEGAEAKVEQCRDHLAAEMFKLMSRETELANTIIQYVKLQRAYHESALHCLEELIPGLESYINDNEMKPVYGYPLEEHLRVTNRKIALPIQLCVSALLRLGMEEEGLFRIAGASSKSRRIKLSLDACCLTLPTALEYKDPHVIAGALKSYLRELPEPLLTHKLYPEWMAAAKITNNEARLRALWDVLHKLPPANLENLRFLIKFLAVLTKNQDINKMSPQNIAIVIAPNLIWSPQEDVNTMVMNMSTANNSSLIVDQLITYADWFFPGDVDFDRDLELGIMNGSENQTTNMRRCISNSSLSDHGESPPQGSPKPAVRRKNKPAPTPPNNTTPDKHDKKPDDKPPPTPDKPPRPLTCKVQKPEPLIIEDNAEKQDGNPETETKQQNTETNAMDSPLLTCSEHINEIQNEIRSVDTETEKNNQETEKLCTADSAPSNKSFMEVENLETSTHGVKIPPEKPHPSTLERRRPVAAPRSINNIVHNTEMIELRKKPESNSMSGSAPDRSGKPAIPERPVGLIRPSSLIKPPRHSNENLDTETGPLTLERAHVYSVDKQQRSPSVGSRPSSMSLYGERPEKPAKLNAPEQTKAHVRTRSEGNIIDVPTQTETVVVLKSPQQPVPASPRFHQRPPRPQPPPPPPPTTRVKSEQESTNL from the exons ATGAAGAAACAATTCTTTAGAGTCAAACAGCTCGCCGATCAAACCTTTTCGAG AGCTGGTAAAACAGAAGTCCTCACAGACGATTTACAAGCTGCAGACAAACATGTAGAACAAATTAGAATAGCCTTGATTGGATTGAACAAAAGATTTGGTAACATACCGAATCAAACAATAACTCAAGATTCTACAGTTAAAGAAAAGCGACTG AAAAAATGTCCGGAATATATATTAGGACAAACAATGTTGGAAAGTGCTCCAGAAGATGGTCTCATGAGTTTCACACTTCAGGAGTGTGGCCGTGCTCAGACATGTTTAGCAAATGAAATAATCGAACATGAAGCAAAAGTTGAACAGTATGTTGCAATACCTCTGCAACATATCTTAGACACAGCTGTACCAAATATATTAAAACATAAGAAAAATTTAGCTCGATTAATCTTAGACATGGACAGTATGAGAACCAGATACCAACAGGCCAGCAAGCATAGTGcca GTACTGGCGCGACAAAAATAGATAGTCTAAGAGAAGAATTGGAGGGAGCTGAAGCTAAGGTTGAACAATGCAGGGATCATTTGGCTGCTGAAATGTTTAAGCTCATGTCGCGAGAAACTGAATTAGCAAATACTATCATTCAGTATGTGAAACTTCAAAGAGCTTATCATGAAAGTGCACTGCATTGTCTTGAGGAGCTTATTCCTGGGTTAGAAAGTTACATTA AtgataatgaaatgaaacCAGTTTATGGTTACCCACTTGAAGAACATCTCAGAGTAACTAATAGAAAAATAGCGCTACCTATTCAATTATGCGTGTCTGCATTATTACGATTAGGTATGGAGGAAGAGGGTCTTTTTAGAATAGCTGGTGCTTCATCAAAATCGCGACGTATTAAGTTAAGTCTGGATGCCTGTTGTCTTACGCTACCAACTGCATTGGAGTATAAGGATCCACATGTGATTGCTGGTGCACTAAAATCTTACCTACGAGAACTTCCTGAGCCCCTTTTAACTCACAA gttATATCCTGAATGGATGGCAGCTgcaaaaataacaaataatgaAGCGAGATTGAGAGCTCTCTGGGATGTATTGCATAAATTACCCCCAgcaaatttagaaaatttaaggTTCCTAATAAAATTTTTGGCTGTACTTACTAAAAACCAAGATATAAACAAAATGTCCCCACAAAATATTGCGATTGTTATTGCACCTAATTTAATTTGGAGCCCTCAAGAGGATGTGAATACAATGGT AATGAATATGAGTACAGCTAATAATTCTAGTCTTATAGTTGATCAATTGATTACATATGCGGATTGGTTTTTTCCTGGGGATGTTGATTTTGACCGAGACTTGGAACTTGGTATTATGAATGGTTCAGAAAACCAAACCACAAATATGCGTCGTTGCATTTCTAATAGTAGTCTTAGCGATCATGGCGAAAGCCCTCCTCAGGGTAGTCCCAAACCAGCAGTTCGTAGAAAAAATAAACCAGCTCCAACTCCACCGAATAACACCACACCAGATAAGCATGATAAAAAACCTGATGACAAACCACCACCCACACCTGATAAACCACCCAGACCTTTAACGTGTAAGGTCCAAAAACCAGAACCATTAATCATAGAAGATAATGCAGAGAAACAAGATGGAAATCCAGAAACAGAAACCAAACAGCAAAATACTGAAACGAATGCTATGGATTCTCCATTACTTACTTGCTCAGAACATAttaatgaaatacaaaatgaaatacgTTCTGTGGATAcagaaacagagaaaaataatCAAGAAACCGAAAAGTTATGTACCGCAGACAGTGCACCAAGTAACAAATCATTTATGGAAGTTGAGAATTTAGAAACTTCTACACATGGAGTAAAAATACCACCAGAGAAACCTCATCCTTCTACTTTGGAAAGACGAAGGCCAGTGGCTGCGCCAAGGAGTATAAACAACATAGTACATAACACag aaatgATAGAATTGCGTAAAAAGCCAGAGAGTAATTCCATGTCTGGGAGCGCACCAGACAGAAGCGGTAAACCAGCAATTCCAGAACGACCCGTTGGATTAATCCGTCCATCGAGTCTAATCAAACCACCACGTCACAGTAACGAAAACTTAGACACTGAAACAGGG CCTTTAACTTTGGAAAGAGCTCATGTGTATTCAGTGGACAAACAACAG AGAAGCCCCAGTGTAGGTAGCCGACCTTCCTCAATGTCCTTGTACGGCGAACGACCAGAGAAGCCAGCGAAGTTGAACGCTCCGGAACAAACGAAAGCTCACGTGCGTACCAGATCGGAAGGGAATATTATTGATGTACCAACACAGACTGAGACGGTGGTAGTTCTTAAGTCACCGCAACAACCAGTTCCAGCTTCTCCGAGATTTCATCAAAGGCCTCCGCGGCCGCAACCGCCGCCGCCACCTCCACCCACCACGCGAGTTAAATCAGAACAAGAAAGTACTAATCTTTAG
- the LOC114872625 gene encoding rho GTPase-activating protein 44-like isoform X1: protein MKKQFFRVKQLADQTFSRAGKTEVLTDDLQAADKHVEQIRIALIGLNKRFGNIPNQTITQDSTVKEKRLKKCPEYILGQTMLESAPEDGLMSFTLQECGRAQTCLANEIIEHEAKVEQYVAIPLQHILDTAVPNILKHKKNLARLILDMDSMRTRYQQASKHSASTGATKIDSLREELEGAEAKVEQCRDHLAAEMFKLMSRETELANTIIQYVKLQRAYHESALHCLEELIPGLESYINDNEMKPVYGYPLEEHLRVTNRKIALPIQLCVSALLRLGMEEEGLFRIAGASSKSRRIKLSLDACCLTLPTALEYKDPHVIAGALKSYLRELPEPLLTHKLYPEWMAAAKITNNEARLRALWDVLHKLPPANLENLRFLIKFLAVLTKNQDINKMSPQNIAIVIAPNLIWSPQEDVNTMVMNMSTANNSSLIVDQLITYADWFFPGDVDFDRDLELGIMNGSENQTTNMRRCISNSSLSDHGESPPQGSPKPAVRRKNKPAPTPPNNTTPDKHDKKPDDKPPPTPDKPPRPLTCKVQKPEPLIIEDNAEKQDGNPETETKQQNTETNAMDSPLLTCSEHINEIQNEIRSVDTETEKNNQETEKLCTADSAPSNKSFMEVENLETSTHGVKIPPEKPHPSTLERRRPVAAPRSINNIVHNTEMIELRKKPESNSMSGSAPDRSGKPAIPERPVGLIRPSSLIKPPRHSNENLDTETGPLTLERAHVYSVDKQQVSIIQVRGNGNVFCTTGNNNGNAASNLQRSPSVGSRPSSMSLYGERPEKPAKLNAPEQTKAHVRTRSEGNIIDVPTQTETVVVLKSPQQPVPASPRFHQRPPRPQPPPPPPPTTRVKSEQESTNL from the exons ATGAAGAAACAATTCTTTAGAGTCAAACAGCTCGCCGATCAAACCTTTTCGAG AGCTGGTAAAACAGAAGTCCTCACAGACGATTTACAAGCTGCAGACAAACATGTAGAACAAATTAGAATAGCCTTGATTGGATTGAACAAAAGATTTGGTAACATACCGAATCAAACAATAACTCAAGATTCTACAGTTAAAGAAAAGCGACTG AAAAAATGTCCGGAATATATATTAGGACAAACAATGTTGGAAAGTGCTCCAGAAGATGGTCTCATGAGTTTCACACTTCAGGAGTGTGGCCGTGCTCAGACATGTTTAGCAAATGAAATAATCGAACATGAAGCAAAAGTTGAACAGTATGTTGCAATACCTCTGCAACATATCTTAGACACAGCTGTACCAAATATATTAAAACATAAGAAAAATTTAGCTCGATTAATCTTAGACATGGACAGTATGAGAACCAGATACCAACAGGCCAGCAAGCATAGTGcca GTACTGGCGCGACAAAAATAGATAGTCTAAGAGAAGAATTGGAGGGAGCTGAAGCTAAGGTTGAACAATGCAGGGATCATTTGGCTGCTGAAATGTTTAAGCTCATGTCGCGAGAAACTGAATTAGCAAATACTATCATTCAGTATGTGAAACTTCAAAGAGCTTATCATGAAAGTGCACTGCATTGTCTTGAGGAGCTTATTCCTGGGTTAGAAAGTTACATTA AtgataatgaaatgaaacCAGTTTATGGTTACCCACTTGAAGAACATCTCAGAGTAACTAATAGAAAAATAGCGCTACCTATTCAATTATGCGTGTCTGCATTATTACGATTAGGTATGGAGGAAGAGGGTCTTTTTAGAATAGCTGGTGCTTCATCAAAATCGCGACGTATTAAGTTAAGTCTGGATGCCTGTTGTCTTACGCTACCAACTGCATTGGAGTATAAGGATCCACATGTGATTGCTGGTGCACTAAAATCTTACCTACGAGAACTTCCTGAGCCCCTTTTAACTCACAA gttATATCCTGAATGGATGGCAGCTgcaaaaataacaaataatgaAGCGAGATTGAGAGCTCTCTGGGATGTATTGCATAAATTACCCCCAgcaaatttagaaaatttaaggTTCCTAATAAAATTTTTGGCTGTACTTACTAAAAACCAAGATATAAACAAAATGTCCCCACAAAATATTGCGATTGTTATTGCACCTAATTTAATTTGGAGCCCTCAAGAGGATGTGAATACAATGGT AATGAATATGAGTACAGCTAATAATTCTAGTCTTATAGTTGATCAATTGATTACATATGCGGATTGGTTTTTTCCTGGGGATGTTGATTTTGACCGAGACTTGGAACTTGGTATTATGAATGGTTCAGAAAACCAAACCACAAATATGCGTCGTTGCATTTCTAATAGTAGTCTTAGCGATCATGGCGAAAGCCCTCCTCAGGGTAGTCCCAAACCAGCAGTTCGTAGAAAAAATAAACCAGCTCCAACTCCACCGAATAACACCACACCAGATAAGCATGATAAAAAACCTGATGACAAACCACCACCCACACCTGATAAACCACCCAGACCTTTAACGTGTAAGGTCCAAAAACCAGAACCATTAATCATAGAAGATAATGCAGAGAAACAAGATGGAAATCCAGAAACAGAAACCAAACAGCAAAATACTGAAACGAATGCTATGGATTCTCCATTACTTACTTGCTCAGAACATAttaatgaaatacaaaatgaaatacgTTCTGTGGATAcagaaacagagaaaaataatCAAGAAACCGAAAAGTTATGTACCGCAGACAGTGCACCAAGTAACAAATCATTTATGGAAGTTGAGAATTTAGAAACTTCTACACATGGAGTAAAAATACCACCAGAGAAACCTCATCCTTCTACTTTGGAAAGACGAAGGCCAGTGGCTGCGCCAAGGAGTATAAACAACATAGTACATAACACag aaatgATAGAATTGCGTAAAAAGCCAGAGAGTAATTCCATGTCTGGGAGCGCACCAGACAGAAGCGGTAAACCAGCAATTCCAGAACGACCCGTTGGATTAATCCGTCCATCGAGTCTAATCAAACCACCACGTCACAGTAACGAAAACTTAGACACTGAAACAGGG CCTTTAACTTTGGAAAGAGCTCATGTGTATTCAGTGGACAAACAACAGGTCAGTATAATACAAGTGCGTGGAAATGGCAATGTGTTCTGCACAACGGGGAACAACAATGGCAACGCGGCTTCGAACTTACAGAGAAGCCCCAGTGTAGGTAGCCGACCTTCCTCAATGTCCTTGTACGGCGAACGACCAGAGAAGCCAGCGAAGTTGAACGCTCCGGAACAAACGAAAGCTCACGTGCGTACCAGATCGGAAGGGAATATTATTGATGTACCAACACAGACTGAGACGGTGGTAGTTCTTAAGTCACCGCAACAACCAGTTCCAGCTTCTCCGAGATTTCATCAAAGGCCTCCGCGGCCGCAACCGCCGCCGCCACCTCCACCCACCACGCGAGTTAAATCAGAACAAGAAAGTACTAATCTTTAG
- the LOC114872625 gene encoding rho GTPase-activating protein 44-like isoform X2: protein MKKQFFRVKQLADQTFSRAGKTEVLTDDLQAADKHVEQIRIALIGLNKRFGNIPNQTITQDSTVKEKRLKKCPEYILGQTMLESAPEDGLMSFTLQECGRAQTCLANEIIEHEAKVEQYVAIPLQHILDTAVPNILKHKKNLARLILDMDSMRTRYQQASKHSASTGATKIDSLREELEGAEAKVEQCRDHLAAEMFKLMSRETELANTIIQYVKLQRAYHESALHCLEELIPGLESYINDNEMKPVYGYPLEEHLRVTNRKIALPIQLCVSALLRLGMEEEGLFRIAGASSKSRRIKLSLDACCLTLPTALEYKDPHVIAGALKSYLRELPEPLLTHKLYPEWMAAAKITNNEARLRALWDVLHKLPPANLENLRFLIKFLAVLTKNQDINKMSPQNIAIVIAPNLIWSPQEDVNTMVMNMSTANNSSLIVDQLITYADWFFPGDVDFDRDLELGIMNGSENQTTNMRRCISNSSLSDHGESPPQGSPKPAVRRKNKPAPTPPNNTTPDKHDKKPDDKPPPTPDKPPRPLTCKVQKPEPLIIEDNAEKQDGNPETETKQQNTETNAMDSPLLTCSEHINEIQNEIRSVDTETEKNNQETEKLCTADSAPSNKSFMEVENLETSTHGVKIPPEKPHPSTLERRRPVAAPRSINNIVHNTEMIELRKKPESNSMSGSAPDRSGKPAIPERPVGLIRPSSLIKPPRHSNENLDTETGVSIIQVRGNGNVFCTTGNNNGNAASNLQRSPSVGSRPSSMSLYGERPEKPAKLNAPEQTKAHVRTRSEGNIIDVPTQTETVVVLKSPQQPVPASPRFHQRPPRPQPPPPPPPTTRVKSEQESTNL from the exons ATGAAGAAACAATTCTTTAGAGTCAAACAGCTCGCCGATCAAACCTTTTCGAG AGCTGGTAAAACAGAAGTCCTCACAGACGATTTACAAGCTGCAGACAAACATGTAGAACAAATTAGAATAGCCTTGATTGGATTGAACAAAAGATTTGGTAACATACCGAATCAAACAATAACTCAAGATTCTACAGTTAAAGAAAAGCGACTG AAAAAATGTCCGGAATATATATTAGGACAAACAATGTTGGAAAGTGCTCCAGAAGATGGTCTCATGAGTTTCACACTTCAGGAGTGTGGCCGTGCTCAGACATGTTTAGCAAATGAAATAATCGAACATGAAGCAAAAGTTGAACAGTATGTTGCAATACCTCTGCAACATATCTTAGACACAGCTGTACCAAATATATTAAAACATAAGAAAAATTTAGCTCGATTAATCTTAGACATGGACAGTATGAGAACCAGATACCAACAGGCCAGCAAGCATAGTGcca GTACTGGCGCGACAAAAATAGATAGTCTAAGAGAAGAATTGGAGGGAGCTGAAGCTAAGGTTGAACAATGCAGGGATCATTTGGCTGCTGAAATGTTTAAGCTCATGTCGCGAGAAACTGAATTAGCAAATACTATCATTCAGTATGTGAAACTTCAAAGAGCTTATCATGAAAGTGCACTGCATTGTCTTGAGGAGCTTATTCCTGGGTTAGAAAGTTACATTA AtgataatgaaatgaaacCAGTTTATGGTTACCCACTTGAAGAACATCTCAGAGTAACTAATAGAAAAATAGCGCTACCTATTCAATTATGCGTGTCTGCATTATTACGATTAGGTATGGAGGAAGAGGGTCTTTTTAGAATAGCTGGTGCTTCATCAAAATCGCGACGTATTAAGTTAAGTCTGGATGCCTGTTGTCTTACGCTACCAACTGCATTGGAGTATAAGGATCCACATGTGATTGCTGGTGCACTAAAATCTTACCTACGAGAACTTCCTGAGCCCCTTTTAACTCACAA gttATATCCTGAATGGATGGCAGCTgcaaaaataacaaataatgaAGCGAGATTGAGAGCTCTCTGGGATGTATTGCATAAATTACCCCCAgcaaatttagaaaatttaaggTTCCTAATAAAATTTTTGGCTGTACTTACTAAAAACCAAGATATAAACAAAATGTCCCCACAAAATATTGCGATTGTTATTGCACCTAATTTAATTTGGAGCCCTCAAGAGGATGTGAATACAATGGT AATGAATATGAGTACAGCTAATAATTCTAGTCTTATAGTTGATCAATTGATTACATATGCGGATTGGTTTTTTCCTGGGGATGTTGATTTTGACCGAGACTTGGAACTTGGTATTATGAATGGTTCAGAAAACCAAACCACAAATATGCGTCGTTGCATTTCTAATAGTAGTCTTAGCGATCATGGCGAAAGCCCTCCTCAGGGTAGTCCCAAACCAGCAGTTCGTAGAAAAAATAAACCAGCTCCAACTCCACCGAATAACACCACACCAGATAAGCATGATAAAAAACCTGATGACAAACCACCACCCACACCTGATAAACCACCCAGACCTTTAACGTGTAAGGTCCAAAAACCAGAACCATTAATCATAGAAGATAATGCAGAGAAACAAGATGGAAATCCAGAAACAGAAACCAAACAGCAAAATACTGAAACGAATGCTATGGATTCTCCATTACTTACTTGCTCAGAACATAttaatgaaatacaaaatgaaatacgTTCTGTGGATAcagaaacagagaaaaataatCAAGAAACCGAAAAGTTATGTACCGCAGACAGTGCACCAAGTAACAAATCATTTATGGAAGTTGAGAATTTAGAAACTTCTACACATGGAGTAAAAATACCACCAGAGAAACCTCATCCTTCTACTTTGGAAAGACGAAGGCCAGTGGCTGCGCCAAGGAGTATAAACAACATAGTACATAACACag aaatgATAGAATTGCGTAAAAAGCCAGAGAGTAATTCCATGTCTGGGAGCGCACCAGACAGAAGCGGTAAACCAGCAATTCCAGAACGACCCGTTGGATTAATCCGTCCATCGAGTCTAATCAAACCACCACGTCACAGTAACGAAAACTTAGACACTGAAACAGGG GTCAGTATAATACAAGTGCGTGGAAATGGCAATGTGTTCTGCACAACGGGGAACAACAATGGCAACGCGGCTTCGAACTTACAGAGAAGCCCCAGTGTAGGTAGCCGACCTTCCTCAATGTCCTTGTACGGCGAACGACCAGAGAAGCCAGCGAAGTTGAACGCTCCGGAACAAACGAAAGCTCACGTGCGTACCAGATCGGAAGGGAATATTATTGATGTACCAACACAGACTGAGACGGTGGTAGTTCTTAAGTCACCGCAACAACCAGTTCCAGCTTCTCCGAGATTTCATCAAAGGCCTCCGCGGCCGCAACCGCCGCCGCCACCTCCACCCACCACGCGAGTTAAATCAGAACAAGAAAGTACTAATCTTTAG
- the LOC114872625 gene encoding rho GTPase-activating protein 44-like isoform X4, whose amino-acid sequence MKKQFFRVKQLADQTFSRAGKTEVLTDDLQAADKHVEQIRIALIGLNKRFGNIPNQTITQDSTVKEKRLKKCPEYILGQTMLESAPEDGLMSFTLQECGRAQTCLANEIIEHEAKVEQYVAIPLQHILDTAVPNILKHKKNLARLILDMDSMRTRYQQASKHSASTGATKIDSLREELEGAEAKVEQCRDHLAAEMFKLMSRETELANTIIQYVKLQRAYHESALHCLEELIPGLESYINDNEMKPVYGYPLEEHLRVTNRKIALPIQLCVSALLRLGMEEEGLFRIAGASSKSRRIKLSLDACCLTLPTALEYKDPHVIAGALKSYLRELPEPLLTHKLYPEWMAAAKITNNEARLRALWDVLHKLPPANLENLRFLIKFLAVLTKNQDINKMSPQNIAIVIAPNLIWSPQEDVNTMVMNMSTANNSSLIVDQLITYADWFFPGDVDFDRDLELGIMNGSENQTTNMRRCISNSSLSDHGESPPQGSPKPAVRRKNKPAPTPPNNTTPDKHDKKPDDKPPPTPDKPPRPLTCKVQKPEPLIIEDNAEKQDGNPETETKQQNTETNAMDSPLLTCSEHINEIQNEIRSVDTETEKNNQETEKLCTADSAPSNKSFMEVENLETSTHGVKIPPEKPHPSTLERRRPVAAPRSINNIVHNTEMIELRKKPESNSMSGSAPDRSGKPAIPERPVGLIRPSSLIKPPRHSNENLDTETGLLPMDSTNISAWILHFEIQ is encoded by the exons ATGAAGAAACAATTCTTTAGAGTCAAACAGCTCGCCGATCAAACCTTTTCGAG AGCTGGTAAAACAGAAGTCCTCACAGACGATTTACAAGCTGCAGACAAACATGTAGAACAAATTAGAATAGCCTTGATTGGATTGAACAAAAGATTTGGTAACATACCGAATCAAACAATAACTCAAGATTCTACAGTTAAAGAAAAGCGACTG AAAAAATGTCCGGAATATATATTAGGACAAACAATGTTGGAAAGTGCTCCAGAAGATGGTCTCATGAGTTTCACACTTCAGGAGTGTGGCCGTGCTCAGACATGTTTAGCAAATGAAATAATCGAACATGAAGCAAAAGTTGAACAGTATGTTGCAATACCTCTGCAACATATCTTAGACACAGCTGTACCAAATATATTAAAACATAAGAAAAATTTAGCTCGATTAATCTTAGACATGGACAGTATGAGAACCAGATACCAACAGGCCAGCAAGCATAGTGcca GTACTGGCGCGACAAAAATAGATAGTCTAAGAGAAGAATTGGAGGGAGCTGAAGCTAAGGTTGAACAATGCAGGGATCATTTGGCTGCTGAAATGTTTAAGCTCATGTCGCGAGAAACTGAATTAGCAAATACTATCATTCAGTATGTGAAACTTCAAAGAGCTTATCATGAAAGTGCACTGCATTGTCTTGAGGAGCTTATTCCTGGGTTAGAAAGTTACATTA AtgataatgaaatgaaacCAGTTTATGGTTACCCACTTGAAGAACATCTCAGAGTAACTAATAGAAAAATAGCGCTACCTATTCAATTATGCGTGTCTGCATTATTACGATTAGGTATGGAGGAAGAGGGTCTTTTTAGAATAGCTGGTGCTTCATCAAAATCGCGACGTATTAAGTTAAGTCTGGATGCCTGTTGTCTTACGCTACCAACTGCATTGGAGTATAAGGATCCACATGTGATTGCTGGTGCACTAAAATCTTACCTACGAGAACTTCCTGAGCCCCTTTTAACTCACAA gttATATCCTGAATGGATGGCAGCTgcaaaaataacaaataatgaAGCGAGATTGAGAGCTCTCTGGGATGTATTGCATAAATTACCCCCAgcaaatttagaaaatttaaggTTCCTAATAAAATTTTTGGCTGTACTTACTAAAAACCAAGATATAAACAAAATGTCCCCACAAAATATTGCGATTGTTATTGCACCTAATTTAATTTGGAGCCCTCAAGAGGATGTGAATACAATGGT AATGAATATGAGTACAGCTAATAATTCTAGTCTTATAGTTGATCAATTGATTACATATGCGGATTGGTTTTTTCCTGGGGATGTTGATTTTGACCGAGACTTGGAACTTGGTATTATGAATGGTTCAGAAAACCAAACCACAAATATGCGTCGTTGCATTTCTAATAGTAGTCTTAGCGATCATGGCGAAAGCCCTCCTCAGGGTAGTCCCAAACCAGCAGTTCGTAGAAAAAATAAACCAGCTCCAACTCCACCGAATAACACCACACCAGATAAGCATGATAAAAAACCTGATGACAAACCACCACCCACACCTGATAAACCACCCAGACCTTTAACGTGTAAGGTCCAAAAACCAGAACCATTAATCATAGAAGATAATGCAGAGAAACAAGATGGAAATCCAGAAACAGAAACCAAACAGCAAAATACTGAAACGAATGCTATGGATTCTCCATTACTTACTTGCTCAGAACATAttaatgaaatacaaaatgaaatacgTTCTGTGGATAcagaaacagagaaaaataatCAAGAAACCGAAAAGTTATGTACCGCAGACAGTGCACCAAGTAACAAATCATTTATGGAAGTTGAGAATTTAGAAACTTCTACACATGGAGTAAAAATACCACCAGAGAAACCTCATCCTTCTACTTTGGAAAGACGAAGGCCAGTGGCTGCGCCAAGGAGTATAAACAACATAGTACATAACACag aaatgATAGAATTGCGTAAAAAGCCAGAGAGTAATTCCATGTCTGGGAGCGCACCAGACAGAAGCGGTAAACCAGCAATTCCAGAACGACCCGTTGGATTAATCCGTCCATCGAGTCTAATCAAACCACCACGTCACAGTAACGAAAACTTAGACACTGAAACAGGG TTACTGCCAATGGATTCAACAAATATCTCTGCCTGGATATTGCATTTTGAAATACAATAA